The sequence TTCAGGCCCTACATTTAATTACAGGCAACGTGCACATTActttctcagctttttttttttttaaatacacacttCTTATTACAAAAGACATATGTgcttactaaagaaaaaaaacacagaacagcactgaaatgaaaaaaaaaaaaatcaccctcatACTTATCACTTGGATTCAACATTATTATGATTTTAATATCACCTGCTGTTAGCAAATCTTTCTGAATTACAAGGGCAGTGAACAATTCTCTACTGTTCATAGTGATCCaaatataggcttttttttttttttctcctagacaTATTAGCAAACTTCTAAAGCACTTGTGAGTGTAGACAGGCTTGCCAGGTTGGGAAGCAAAGAAATCAAAGCTGAAGTCTTCTTTCCCAGAAAAGTACCAGGAAAACTGGTGCAACTGGGCTCTTACACCGAGGGAGACATTTCATAGGTCACGCTTCAGGGTTTGGGTGCAAGCATGCAACACACTTGGAATGAGCAGAAAAAGGCAGGCGGCAGGGCCACTTCCCTAGAGTGTAATTCACACGCCATCTCTTTGCTGGCTTAGTTCCtgaagctgagagagagagagtagaggGAGAGatggtatacatacacatacatgtatgtacatatatatttgtgtttctccCCATGGTACCAATACCCTAGCTGCTGCCTCCTGCTCTGCACTGTTGGAACTTTCTATGATCATTAATGTCATTGtgtttaattatattatataatttcattatatttaattataattacatgagttatatttaatgtcattttataCACGGTCTTGCACCTCATTGGTTCAGAAACCTTCCATGGTTTCCCGATGTCCGCTGGGAAAAGCGGCAGCTCCTCGGCATTGCCTTTTCCCCCCAGCACGGCCTCAGCTGATGGTTCCTAGCCCGCCTTATGCCACTCCTGAGTGGTTCCAGCCCCCATTGGACCCTGGGCCCCAGGGACCTCTCCAGACTCCGAAATGCAGTGTGGAGCCCCCCTTCCTCCAGCAGGGACGTTCTAGAGCCTCCTCCGTGAAGATTTGGGGGGGATTTCCTGACCGATGTGATTTCTTTTGCAAACCTATAAGCTCCCTGAAGATAAGGCCCAAACCACCCAAGAATGCTCACAGTTTTTGAATGAATcgatttatgtatttttccttttaactccCATATCATggcttttttctaaattttactcATCATATTCTGCACTGTGTAATCATTAAGCAAGTATGTATGTTTTCTCAAATCCCTTGAATGCAGGGATGATATACAAATTTCTTGCACCCCTATACCCACCCCAAACCTATAGTAAATGTTCAGCCAATATTTACCAAACTAACTTAAATCCAGGATCTAAATGTCAATACATTTTCCATAATATAGAGGAGAGGGTTGGAAACAGAAAGTCAGTCTCATTCTAAAATAAGCTGAAAAATGGGAAGTAGTTTTTCTTACTTGGCAGGTCTCTGATTCTGACAGGAGAAAGCTAGTAGTCCCCAACTTAGAAATAAGCTCCATTCTACATCTTCATATGTGTAGATCACTGATTTGGAAATTACAAttaatttctctttgaaataatattttaaataatgcttaaGATCCTGATATGTCCCCCAAAGTCAAATTGAACTCTTGATGAAGCAGAAATagtatatttgtaataaaaaagcagaaaataaaactgacacATTTTACTAGTAAAATAACcaataaaaacaactaaataaaagtGATTGTTTTTAACTTGAATAATCATGATTCAAGGAAAGCAGATTTAACTATAGAAAAAGGAGgataggagctcctgctgtggctcagtggttaagaacacaacatagtgtccatgagaatgtgggtttgatccctggccttgctcagtggattatggatctggcattactatggctgtgatgtaggctggcagctacagctccaatttgacccgtagcttgggaacttccatatgccacaggtacagccctaaaaggaataaaaaaaaaggttatgatggactatgataatgtgagaaaatagaatgtatacatgtatgtataactgggtcaccatgctgtacagcagggaaaaaatcatattggggaaacaataaaaaaaattctgattttttcctatttaagaaaaaaaagaataaaaaagaaaagaaaaagacatagagGATATATCTAATTATTCTCTCCTGGTTGCTCTCATTCACCAGTCCCTTGGGAAATGAAGATGTGGCCTGAGGACCTAGGTCTTACTCCTGATTCCCAAGTCTGGCCACAATTCTGAGTAATTTCAGGATCCACTTGGAACCATGTTTAATACCCCCATTCATTCTGAtactctgtctcctcattttcaGGGACATTCTCTTACACCTTCTAGTCTCCCACTACCACAGACACACTCTGAACCATGCAATCCCAGGGACTTCATCATCTTTAAATGTTAAACTCACATATCCCCACTCTCTGGCTACTCGCCTCCTAAACTTCAACACATCTGCTCTTTGACTCATTTGAAATGCCCAGTTCACCAATTCTTTGGCCAGATCTCTAGAGTCTCCTTCTGTTTTAGCTCTCCAACTTAGATTCCAAAATCCAACATTTCCgctgttttgggggggttttttttgtggtttttttttttccttttctgtttgtttgctttttagggcagcactcatggcatatggaggttcccaggctaggggtcgaatcggagctacagctgctggtctacaccagagccacagcaatgccagatctgagcctcatctgcaacctacagcacagttcacagcaacaccagatcctcaacccactgagcaaggtcagtgatcaaatctgcaacctcatggttcctagtcagattcatttccactgagccacaatgggaactcctccactgtttTTCTACAACCATCCTTCAGTTGCACCAGTCTGCCAAACATAATCCAGGACAATTCCAATTATCCATGTTCACTAGAAATGCTGAGAGCTCCTGGGGTAGGTGTGCAGGACACACATCCAGTTTGATCTTTATTAAAACTCTTGGACACCTAATTTAACCTCAATATTTCCTGGCCATCCTAAATTGGATAGTTTGATGGATGAATGGCTGGATGGCTAGATGGATAATACAGGTGAAAACTTCTAGAGATGCTAAAGAGAATCTCTATATTCTTTGTAATGTCTCTTAGTctaacatttctaattttacttcaaaatatatgcctttgcaattctgagaaagaacaaatttgAGGCACCACAATTCTTGGCTTTAAACTGTAtaacaaaactatagtaatcaaaacagtatggtactagcataaaaacagacacataaaacaATAGAACAGAACTgagcacccagaaataaatccacacatatataGTCAagtaatatttgacaaaggagtcaagaataaaCAGTTGTGAAATGatagtctttttaataaaagtgATATTAGAAAAACTGGATCTCCACATGCAAAACAATAGACGGGACCCCtatcttacaccactcacaaaagttaactctaaatggattaaagactaaagttcctgccatggcacagtgcattaagaatccaaatgtagcagctcaggttgctgcagaggcatgggttcaatccccagcctggtccagtaggtgaaaggatccagccttgccacggctgcagcataggtcacagctgtggcttggattcaatccctggtccaggaactttgtatgtcgtgggtgtggccataaaaatcaatgagtgaatgaatgaatgaatgaataaataaataaagacaatgtAAAACGGGAAACAtgtaaaactactagaagaaaacataaggcaaaagctccttgacattggtcttggcaatacTTTTTGGCTATGATACCAAAAAtacaaggaacaaaagaaaacattaagtgggattacatcaaactaaaaagcttctgcacagcaaaggaaacaatcatcaaactgaaaaaagaaCCTATGGAAggggagaaactatttgcaaaccatctatttgataaagggttaatatttaaactatataaagaactcatataacttaatagcaaaaaccaaaaacaaacaaaaagtaatttttaaaatgggcaaagtacttaaatacacatttttctaaagagaatatacaaatggccaacaagtacatgaaaaggcgctcaacatcactcatcatcagggaaatgcaaatcaaaaccacaatgagctatcatctcacacctgttctAAGGGCTattagcaaagacaaaaaataacaagtgttggtgaggagtggaggaaaagggaacacttgtgtgCTTCCGGgaagaatgtaaattgatacagctgctgtggaaaacagggtgaagtttcctcaagaaactaaaaataggaaaaccAAATTCTCCAGCAATCtcatttctgagtatttatcccaaggaaatgaaatcattatctcAACAAGATATTGGTACTCCTgtattcactgcagcagtatttataataagcaagatgtggaaacaacccaagtgtccataatgaatgggtaaagaaaatgtcacacacacacacacacacacacaaaccagagGAACAATattcggccattaaaaaagaaggaaatcctgccttttgTAACAACACAGACAGACTCAaagggtgttatgctaagtgaaataggtgtgacagagaaagacaaatgctgtatgatctcACATGTAAAATCTCAAAAAGTCAGACTCATAGAAACAGTGGAATGGTGGGTGCCTGGAGctgggaaagggagaaaatgaggagGTGTTAGCAAAgaatacaaacttccagctataagatgAACAAGGTCTGGGGATCTGATGCACAGCATGATGTATGTAATAAACAAATTGTACTGCATACTTGAAAATTGTTAAGAGAAGATATTATATGTTATCACCACCACCAAAAGCCGGCGGGGGGGGGAGTAATTATATGAGGGGATGGAGGTGTTAACTAACTTTATTGTGGTTACCAGTttgcaatatatatgtgtgtgtgtgtgtgtgtgtgtgtgtgtgtatctaatcACATTACACACCTTAAACTTAACATATGTTATAGATCAATAATAGCTCAATAGAGCTGGGAGaaaacaaaaggaggaaaaaaaccataTGGCTTGTTTTCCTTTAGGGTAGATGTGTCTGTGTTGCTCATGATCTCACAAGCCCATGACAATTTCTGCTTTCATAACAGTCCATCATCACATAAGGTAGAGAAGCTTTCCTGGGGAAAGAATGGAAAAGCTCTGAAAGAGcgtagaagaggaagaaagaatctCAAGAATATGAGTTTGTGTATCAGAAAGAGAGTGCCTGAGACTAACTCTGATAGAAGCCCTGAAAGACACAGTGGAGGTTTATAGTGGCCTGGGTCCACCAGGCTCTGAATCAGTTGCAACATAGGGTCATTGTTTCACTGTCATCTATTAATCAACAAATACTTCTGGAACACCTTATATTTGCCAGACACTGTTACAGGAGCTTGGGAAACAGGAGTGAAGACAACGGCCCTGCTCTCATGAAACCCATGATCtaaagggagaggggaaaaaacaaaacaaaacaaaacaaggacaaCTAGACGCTGAATGCGTAAGGGAGGGAGAGTTTAGACCATGTAGGCAAAGAAATCATCCCTAAAGAGGTAATCTTTGAGCTGAAAACTAATGGTGAAGAAAGAGCCACCTGTATGAAAATCTGAAACCCTGCTTTCCCCTCATGATTATAAGATGGCTGCCACAGCTTTCAAGCATCACACCCTCATATAACTTCCCAAGAAGGTCTGGGGGTTTTTACCCTTGAAAGAGTTTCCTTTTAGCAGGAATAAATATATTTCCCATAAGCACCAGAACACTTCCTTTCATGTCTCACTGACCGAGAGTAGATCCAGGAGGGGTATCTTTCCCTGAGCACATGCTGCCCCAAACCTACACCTGATTGGCTTGCTGTTCTCAAAACACAAGAGTGAAGCAACTACTTCGGGATCAAGCTTCAGATATTTCATTGACCCAGGATTTATGGATTTATCCAGCACCTAagcttgtgccaggcactgtactaatgttaagaaaaaaaaagaagacctagACACCACTTGCACCATCTCCCTCTATTGCTTAAAAACTCTTTCAAAGGTACAGTTCTTGGCCATTTCCCACCCTGAATGACTTCTTCTCAATTCATAGCTCACATGTATTCATGTTGCAAACATTCACTGAACAACCTAGGCTATAGCAATATGATTTTGCTAAAAAGACAAGGTCCAGAGCCTCACAGAGTTTCTATTTCAGTGCCATAGAGAGCTAAACAGTCAAttacaagaaagaataaaaagtgtTAGAAGAGGTGACACCCGGGTCCCTTCAGAGAGCCAAGAAGGAGTACCTCCACTAGTCCAAAGGTGGGGTGAGGGATGGTGGCAAGAGAAgagaaattttgttgaaaatgtcAGTAAAATCAACATGTAAAGAGTTTAGGGACATGAGAGTGGAAATCaggaggggggggggcaggcggGGAGGCTAGTCCACCTACAGAAATGAGCATGTGTTAAGGGCCAGAGGTGGGGAGATGAGCTGgaggaaagcaaaagagagaaagaagcacaGGTTGCTGGAGAGATGAGCGGGAAGGCGAAGAGGGAGAGATGGGTCTATAATGATGGGTGGAGGCCAGGTCAACGCGTGCACTTTATCCTGCAAGGAGCCATTGAAGGGTTGGACATGTTTAGGtctgcattttagaaaaaagGCATGCCTATCCTTTGTTCCAACCCCTTACCCACACTTCAGCCACACTAGGAAGACATGGTGGCCAGAGGCTGGACCAGGGTAGTGGCCAAGGAGTGAGGATTGACTGAGGGAGGTCCAACATTCAGTGAGTGGCAGGGCTGTGACCAGCGAGGAGGGGGAGGAGTTCCGGACAACCTCTGGGGACTGGTAGGGTTCAGGCATCTGGAGGGATGGTGGTGTCCTTTACTGGGTGGATTCATTTTTGTACAAGTTATGTTTGAGCTGCCTCGCGCAGGGAACAGAACACAATGTGTTCATTAAGGAAAATTTTTGATgacttttctcctccctcccgcATCTTTCATATTAGGATCACTCTCTCCTTATCTTGAGTCACTTTTTTCAGACAGATGTACTTCCCTCTTTGCCTTTGGGTCCACACTCACACGGGCAACATAAAAAACATGGTCTATGGGCTTCAGGTTTTCATTACTTTGTGTCCCCGGAGCAAAGACTATTTTTTGAAGCCCTACTATGAACCAGGCACTGAAATGCAAAAACATGTCCATCAGTCAtcactaaatttttcttttttcattttttggccacagcagtcatcactaaatttttcttttttcattttttggccacagcatacATATGTAATTCAAGTCTGGccagggctcgaattggagctactgctgcctgcctatgccacagtgccATTGGATCAGAACTGCgtctgccagatccttaacccaatgagcaaagccagggattgaacccaaatcctcacaaaTACAGcattaggtccttaacccgctgagccacaacagaagctccgctaatatttttttccagctaaTGCAAATCTAAGGCATGCAATCAGACATTTAACGACGTCAGTGATCAATGAATAGCAAATTAGTAAAGGACACAAATCCAACTTTTTCCCTTACACTTATCTTCTgctgaaacaaacaaacgaaaccctcattcttttacattttaaacattaatCTTATGGGACAGCATGATGGCATATGAAGGAACCAGTGTCAGTTCTGGGTGTTCTCCACGTGGGCTTTTAAGTATATGCACTTTTTACAATAAGCAATTTCACTTAGGTTAGTGAGGTTACCCATACTAATTTTATAATACTGTGTATCTGAATATACTGTATCTCTACGTTTTAAGTGGTACCATGCCTGGATGAAGCATCAAAGTGAGAATGGTGAACTTGAAGAGGCTTTAAAACATCTTGAAGCAATAACAAGCCACAGACTGCAGCAGGGGCGTTTTTAAACATTACACAGGACTAAAACAATTGAACCAATTtgtcctttgttctttttattgcattcttacattaaaactgtttaaaaagaaactcaaaaagcATTGAATCTGGTACCAAGCTCTACAAAGTCCTCCCAGGAGTCCGGTGTGCACAGAAAGTGAGTTTCCGCCGCCGCCAGGCTCCagtgaagcccccccccccccccacagcccgGCGCCACCCGCCCCGGGGACGCTTGTGCTCAGTCCCAGGGACGCGACACCAAAGGAAAGGCCGCCGCGCCAAGCCCTCAGCTCGCCCCGAGTTCTCCCTCCGGGCAGGAGGATCCGGACCCAAGTTTGCCAAGTTTTCCGACAGGCCCGGCTGAGCAAATGCCGCTGCGTCCGGCCGCCTTTTCGCTCCAGCTGCAGGCCCGGCCCGTGGGAAGTTTGTTCgcggtggggttggggggggggttatccCGGCCTTCAAAGAAAAGTCCCGGTAGGCGGTGCACCACCAGCCGGGCCGCACCCCCGTGGGGAAGACAACACGGGGGCCTCCGAGCCCCAAGGCACAAAGAAAGCGCTCTAGAGGATGGCGAATGACCTTGGAAACGCGGGACCATTTTAGGGTTGCAGTCCCCCAGCTGCCCTCCCTTTCCGCTCCGCTCTTTCTCTCCCGACGCCGCCCCGGCCCACCCGCCGCTTCCCTAGCGGTGcctttttcagctttttctttaaGAGAGTTGTGTGCGCTGGGCCCAGGAGGGGCCGCGCTGGCCGCGGGGCCCAGCCCTTCCCGCCGCGCCCGGGGCCGCCCTTCCCGCCGGAGCTGGCTGATTGATGGCCCCGGCCGGCCCGGGTCTCCCGCCTCGGCTCGCCCGCGAGCCCGCCTGTGTGTTTTGGAAGCGGCGCAGCGGGCTGCAGCCCTGTGACGCCCGGAGCGGCCAGTGCCGCCCTTCCTTCCCCCCGGGCTCGGGCGGCGGCGCGGCGGCGGGTCCAGGCCGGGCGGGGCCGCGGGCTCCGGGGCGGAGGGCGACGGGAGGGGGTGCGGGCGGGGACTCCCAGGCAGGGgctccggggcggggggcgggggccgcgCCGCGTACGCCCAGCCCCACGGCCGCGCCGCGCCTCGCGGGACAGGTTGGGCCGGCGGGGCGGCGCCCGGCTCCGGGGAATAATGAGTGTCTGTCAGGCCGTCCCCGGGTgactgggcggggcggggcggaggcgGCGCAGgaggcgggggtggcgggggaagGGCGCAGGGCGGGGTGCGTGTTTGCGCGAGTGACTCCGCCGACCCCTCCGGCGGCTGCCTCCACCCAAGTGGGTGGGGACCCGCCCAGCCCGGGCGGCCGCGGcggctccctctcccctccctgacccTCCCACCCCGGGTCCCAGCCTCTACTTACCCCGCCAGCCCCGGGAGGCTCGCAGAGCGAGCGGCGCCGGCGTCATGTGACTGCCCGGAGTTGGTGCCAGGAGCCAGAGGGGAGCCAGGAGCGGAGCCGCGCGGAGCCGGGGCCCGAGCCGGAGCGCAGCGCGAGCGCCCGCCGAGCTGTGCCGCGCCCGCCGCACGCGCGCCAGTCCCCGTCCCGGTCCCCTGCGGCCGCCAGAGCCAACGCCGCCAGGACTGGAGCGCTGACACCACTGCATCCGCGGGGCTCCAGGGAGCCCGGGTCTGGGCCTTTATTTCTCGCCTGCAGCGCTCAGCACCGCGCCTCGAAAAGTAAGTGCCCTCTCCCTCACCTTTCCTTCTCGCCCCGACTCCCGCTGCCCCTGTTTTCGGCTCgtctggtttcctttttttggggggaggagggcgcGGTGAATGGGCTGGGGGGTGCAGCGCGGAGGTGGGGGCTCCCGTGGGCTTGGGAAAGTGCAACAGCTCCTCGCAGCCGGGGGTGGGGTAGAGGAGGCGAGGCGGAGGGGCCCCCGGTGAAGCAGTGGAAAGTGTGGGATTGAGGAGAGCCACCGTGCGGATCGGCGGGTGCGGGGAGCGAGGCCGGTGGCGCCCGCCGCGACCCCGGATAGGGCGCGGGCGGGGGCTCACCTGTGTGGTCCCCCGACCGCCGCCCGCGCGCTCTCTCGCGATTCCCTCCTAAGCCCCAGAAATCTCAGTGCTCTCCGCGTGTGGCAACGTTGTTTGGAGAAAGGTAGCACAGAGGCCGCGCGCTCctgctcctcccccttctcccccatctggtccccccccccaccgcgcgccctcccccctccccgccctccgcctgcgccccccgccgcccccctcTGCCGACGGGGCGCGCTGCCGCTCACCAGCGGCGGGAGCAAACTTGGAGCAGGCCCTCTGGGAAGAAACTTGGGGCGATTGAGAGTGGAAGCAGCATCGCATTCTCGGTCCTGGAGCCCGGGAGCTGCCAGGGCGTCTGGATCCCCGGGGGCAGGAGAAAGAGCTGGCCAGGTTTGGAGAGACCTCCTCCGGGGCACGGAGAGAACCTGCCGCAGTGTCTGGAGCGAGGATTGCAGCGTGGCTGGTGGCGGAGAACGCCTTAGGCAACTGCCTGCAGCGTTAGGGACCCGATCCGGTGGGGACCGAGGGACGGACCTCTGGACCCGAACCTTTGGGACCTAGCCTTTCTCGGAAGGGCTTTCTTGGAGATGGCAGACAATACCTGGAATTGTCATAGCGACTTCTTTGGCAGATAAAAGGGAACACTCGATTCTGCTTTAAATTTTACAGCAGTATACAAAAATATTAGATAAAGAATATGCGCATGGgactttcatttttctaagtCAGGTTAAACGGAAACTGGTAATTGCTCACCTTCTTGTATTtcactaaaataaacattttacaaaCTCAGAATACATCTTTCCATTAATGTCACCCAAGACACTAAATATATTGATTCTCACAAGAGTCTGGtatatggagaaaagtatggagtggtattatgacttcattttaatttagtaTCTCTAATTATTAAGCAAAATTAAGTGGGGGCATAGGGTAGTTGTTCCTTACAGGTTATTCTACAGAACAATTTTGTGCTGTCCTTTTCTGAGTGCTTTATGTATGCATTTGTGGAGTATTTTTGTTGGGAAATCCATGAGTGATCCACCTAGCACAGGAGAAGGCTTGCTTTTAGGGAAAACCCAATCTGATAACATTAACAGCTCCAAAATTTTGTGAGTTcgtagtatttttaaaacaaagagtgGTTGAAAGAGTTTTTTCCTGGCTTGAAGCATGGAGTATGGGAGTTGACCTTATTCTGTTAACAGAATCCTGAAATGAGATGTTTGATTAATTTAAGCTCCCTAGAGAAGCTGATATCT comes from Phacochoerus africanus isolate WHEZ1 chromosome 10, ROS_Pafr_v1, whole genome shotgun sequence and encodes:
- the LOC125137381 gene encoding LOW QUALITY PROTEIN: potassium/sodium hyperpolarization-activated cyclic nucleotide-gated channel 4-like (The sequence of the model RefSeq protein was modified relative to this genomic sequence to represent the inferred CDS: deleted 1 base in 1 codon), translating into MTIPATLQSSLQTLRQVLSVPRRRSLQTWPALSPAPGDPDALAAPGLQDRECDAASTLNRPKFLPRGPAPSLLPPLEGIARERAGGGRGTTQVSPRPRPIRGRGGRHRPRSPHPPIRTVALLNPTLSTASPGAPPPRLLYPTPGCEELLHFPKPTGAPTSALHPPAHSPRPPPPKKRKPDEPKTGAAGVGARRKGEGEGTYFSRRGAERCRREIKAQTRAPWSPADAVVSALQSWRRWLWRPQGTGTGTGARAAGAAQLGGRSAALRLGPRLRAAPLLAPLWLLAPTPGSHMTPAPLALRASRGWRGCSVTCSNILGCLMLVLYKTRFKHQLLQKIWSTSHLHPSRPRPSFVAYGPNMAAAYFENKVLWEHGHPHSLINNQ